The segment TACCTATAGCATTACCCGAAAAGTAGGGGTCAACGGCCGTTGACCCCTACAATTTTGTTGGAGGTAGATTGGGTTTTAAAACCTAATAACAGTTTTTAAAAACTAACAGTGGTTTTTAAAAACTTGATAGGGGTTTGAGATTTCAAAGGGATAGGTTTTTGATCCCCCCTAACCCCCCTTCCCCAACGGGGGAATCATTCCAGGGTTGAATCAGGTACAATCGTGTAGGGGCTGAATACCATTAAGCCCAATCCCCCTAAGCCTAGTAACGGTTATGGATGAAGCGAGAATACAAGCTTATGTCAGTTTAATTGAACAATTGCTGAGTTGTCCCGATGGGGAAGAACCGAACATCCTGCAAGCAAATGAAGCATTGATCGATAATGGTTTGTTGCAGGTGATGGAAAGCTATGCAAACTCGTTGGAAGAACAGGGGAGTAATAATAATGCTGCTTGGTTACGAACTATAGCGCAACAGTTGGGACAGTATCTAAACCCGCAAGAGGTTAATCTTGAGGACTATCAAAACTTTTTGTTAGAAGTCCTACAAGCAGAAGATGAGAGTAATAGTGATGTTGCGGTGGTTTATCCTATCCTACAACGGGGGTAACATCTGTTAAATGATGTCTTTGCTGGACTGTTGCAACAATGGACAAGAAATGTCTTTTCTCAAAGCAACCCAGAAACAGTGGCAGCTATTGCGGGGGTAATACAAAATTTATGTATTGATATTCAACAGTTTCCCTTGGGAAGTCGGGCAAATAATTTAGAAATCGCTATTACAGGCTATCAGACTCTCTTAGAAGTAAGAACCCGTGAAGCGTTTCCTGAACAATGGGCAACCACACAAAATAATCTGGGGACTGCTTATAGATCTCGCATCCGAGGGGAAAGCGCAGAAAATCTAGAAGAGGCTATTTCTTGTTATCAAAATGCTCTACAAATTAGGACAATTAACAGTTTTCCCCTGGACTGGGCGCAAACGCAATATAATTTAGGGAATAGTCTCAGAGAACGGTTTCAACTGCTTAAGAAAGTCGAAGATATTGAACAGGCGATCGCCGCTTATCAACAGGCAAAAGACATCTTTGAAAAAACAACCGATCAAAACTTAATCTTTGATAGTTACTATCAACTAGGGCAAACTTTCTTTGAAGGAGGATATTACACAGAAGCCATTAAACACTTAGAAAGCTGTCATCAAACCTATCTAAAACAAAGAGACATTCTGCATTTAGCCCCCATTTTGTTTGAACTTGCCCGTCTCCATCATCGAACAGGTAGACTAGAACAAGGAAGACTTTATTTTAAAGATTGCTTGCGTTTGTTTCGTCGTTTGGGAGATCACGAAAATGCTGCCTCTGTTACTGTTGCCCTCAGCAATTTAGAGATACAAACGGGTAAAATTGAGCAAGCGTCTGAGAATTTAAAACAAGCGCAAATCTATTATCAAAACCACCCCGATCGTCAACGACTCGATGAAGTTAATCACCTATTAAACCTACTACAATCAGCCTAAAATGTCAAGACTTAGACAACATAATTCAATGCTCGAAAAATGGGAATTAAAGGAAAATCCTTTCCGGTCTACTCCCCCCGATGATCCCGAAAAATTAGCCCAAATTTTCTATGGACGGGCTCAGATTTTAGATGTAGCTATTCCGACCCTTTATGAAGGAAGAAATATCTTAATTAGGGGGGTTTGGGGAATTGGAAAAACCGCCTTGATTTTCAATTTAATTAATCAGTTACAGCAGGAAGTAGCTGAAATAAAGGAAAAAATGTTAGTCCTGTATCTAAGTAGTATTCCCGGAGACAGTCCCCCAGAATTTTATCGTGCTTTATTGTTAGCTATAGCCGATAGTTTAGCAGAAATTGATGAGGAAGCGAGAGACATTGCTAATACGCTTTTAGGCTATTCTATTCAACGGACTAAAACCACCACAGAAGGACAAGTTAAACTTGGAATAATATCCTTTGGAAGACGACAAGAATCTCCCGCAAATTTAGTGAGTCCTACTGATAAAATTGACCCCTATCCCTTACTAATCAAACTCCTTAGTAAAGCAGAAGAAAAATATCATCGTATTGTCATTGCTATTGATGATTTTGACAAAAAAGATCCCATTATTGTCCAGACAATTTTAGAAAGTAGTTTAGATTTATTTCGCATGGGAAAGAATCGAGGATTTATTATGACAGGAAGAGGGTTTACCGATCTCCAAGAAGCTACCTTAAAAGCTTTAGGGATTTTTTCGGAAGATATCCCCCTCGAACCCATGAGTCAAGATGATTTACATCATATTGTCATTAATTATCTTAATAGCGTTAGATATCAACCGCGAAATGATACCTATCCTTTTACAGAAGACGTAATGAATCTAATTACTAATTATGCCCAAGG is part of the Rippkaea orientalis PCC 8801 genome and harbors:
- a CDS encoding P-loop NTPase fold protein, with product MSRLRQHNSMLEKWELKENPFRSTPPDDPEKLAQIFYGRAQILDVAIPTLYEGRNILIRGVWGIGKTALIFNLINQLQQEVAEIKEKMLVLYLSSIPGDSPPEFYRALLLAIADSLAEIDEEARDIANTLLGYSIQRTKTTTEGQVKLGIISFGRRQESPANLVSPTDKIDPYPLLIKLLSKAEEKYHRIVIAIDDFDKKDPIIVQTILESSLDLFRMGKNRGFIMTGRGFTDLQEATLKALGIFSEDIPLEPMSQDDLHHIVINYLNSVRYQPRNDTYPFTEDVMNLITNYAQGVPRQLNEICEKVLRKAASAGYETIDQPAFNTIWETLQKEFTNQLSPQFRHLLYVAHEAGGISENISDRTLDKLDALTFVELLPQLKLLEEQGVLIRQEDQKGFKFLPSQLFQPKLVSEAQEE
- a CDS encoding tetratricopeptide repeat protein — encoded protein: MQQWTRNVFSQSNPETVAAIAGVIQNLCIDIQQFPLGSRANNLEIAITGYQTLLEVRTREAFPEQWATTQNNLGTAYRSRIRGESAENLEEAISCYQNALQIRTINSFPLDWAQTQYNLGNSLRERFQLLKKVEDIEQAIAAYQQAKDIFEKTTDQNLIFDSYYQLGQTFFEGGYYTEAIKHLESCHQTYLKQRDILHLAPILFELARLHHRTGRLEQGRLYFKDCLRLFRRLGDHENAASVTVALSNLEIQTGKIEQASENLKQAQIYYQNHPDRQRLDEVNHLLNLLQSA